In Brienomyrus brachyistius isolate T26 chromosome 3, BBRACH_0.4, whole genome shotgun sequence, the following proteins share a genomic window:
- the fbxo9 gene encoding F-box only protein 9 isoform X2 gives MAEGEINSADLLEEEEEDEDSENAGDSDLQLELSVFRERWMSELKPTTGLKAVLRGSFQCGDPKKKQELAREETARELFLKAVEEEQNGAVYEAIKYYRRAMQLVPDIEFKINYCRTPDPDGVGGSYAVETEQGFEMADLLAYFQHQLALQDATCKICEPEVEGTQTHISALPLEVMMYIFRWVVSSDLDLRALEQLSLVCRGFYVCARDPEIWRSACLRVWGRGCTKMVPFTSWRQMFLERPRVRFDGVYISKTSYIRQGEESLDGFYRAWHQVEYYRYLRFFPDGQVIMLTTPEDPLTTVPRLRTRSCRVDSVLLGHYRLSQDTDNQTKVFVVVSKKKEEARKDTCAECWCPAEGDRVSEKPLLPAEPSAGHGKELPCWPAAGLRGASALQQAGVDPPLVPHHLQGDWGDGGYSFRNRQDVHALVLRQSEKLYRLLREAPVAGLKNACFGNAHTHTHARTHTHTHTHTRSKVHIHCR, from the exons ATG GCAGAAGGTGAAATCAATTCAGCTGATTTGTtagaggaagaagaggaagatgaAGATAGCGAAAATGCAGGAGACTCCGACCTCCAA CTGGAGCTCAGTGTGTTCAGGGAAAGGTGGATGTCTGAACTGAAGCCCACCACAGGATTGAAGGCGGTTCTTAGAGGGTCCTTCCAGTGTGGAGACCCGAAAAAGAAGCAGGAGCTCGCCCGGGAGGAGACG GCCCGAGAACTGTTCCTaaaggctgtggaggaagaacaAAATGGAGCCGTTTATGAAG CTATCAAGTACTATCGCAGAGCCATGCAGCTCGTGCCTGACATTGAGTTCAAAATCAACTACTGTCGCACCCCTGATCCTGATGGAGTTGGTGGCAGCTA CGCCGTGGAGACTGAACAGGGGTTCGAGATGGCCGACCTGCTGGCCTACTTCCAGCATCAGCTCGCCCTGCAGGATGCAACTTGCAAGATCTGTGAGCCCGAGGTTGAGGGGACGCAGACGCACATTTCCG CTCTGCCCCTGGAGGTCATGATGTACATTTTCCGCTGGGTCGTGTCCAGTGACTTGGACTTGCGCGCACTGGAGCAGCTCTCCCTCGTGTGCCGGGGCTTCTACGTTTGTGCCAG GGATCCAGAGATTTGGCGTTCTGCTTGCCTGCGTGTTTGGGGGCGGGGCTGCACCAAAATGGTGCCCTTCACCTCATGGAGGCAGATGTTCCTGGAACGGCCTCGAGTGCGCTTCGACG GCGTGTATATCAGCAAGACATCCTACATCCGCCAGGGCGAGGAGTCATTGGATGGGTTCTACCGGGCCTGGCATCAGGTGGAGTACTACAG GTACCTGCGCTTCTTCCCTGACGGCCAGGTCATTATGCTGACCACGCCTGAGGACCCCCTGACCACAGTCCCTCGTCTGCGGACCAGGAGCTGCAG ggTGGATTCTGTCCTCTTAGGCCACTACCGTCTCTCCCAGGACACAGACAATCAAACCAAAGTTTTTGTCGTCGTTTCCAAGAAGAAGGAGGAG GCCAGAAAGGATACGTGTGCTGAGTGCTGGTGTCCTGCAGAGGGCGACAGAGTATCAGAAAAACCGCTTCTGCCGGCGGAACCCAGCGCCGGACATGGAAAGGAGCTTCCATGTTGGCCTGCAGCTGGCCTCCGGGGGGCGTCAGCGCTTCAGCAAGCTGGTGTGGATCCACCACTCGTGCCACATCACTTACAG GGCGACTGGGGAGACGGTGGTTACAGCTTTCGAAATAGACAAGATGTACACGCCCTTGTTCTTCGCCAGAGTGAAAAGCTATACCGCCTTCTCAGAGAAGCCCCTGTAGCTGGCCTGAAAAATGCCTGTTTTGgcaatgcgcacacacacacgcacgcacgcacgcacacacacacacacacacacacacgatctaAGGTTCACATACACTGCAGATGA
- the fbxo9 gene encoding F-box only protein 9 isoform X4, whose product MAEGEINSADLLEEEEEDEDSENAGDSDLQLELSVFRERWMSELKPTTGLKAVLRGSFQCGDPKKKQELAREETARELFLKAVEEEQNGAVYEAIKYYRRAMQLVPDIEFKINYCRTPDPDGVGGSYAVETEQGFEMADLLAYFQHQLALQDATCKICEPEVEGTQTHISALPLEVMMYIFRWVVSSDLDLRALEQLSLVCRGFYVCARDPEIWRSACLRVWGRGCTKMVPFTSWRQMFLERPRVRFDGVYISKTSYIRQGEESLDGFYRAWHQVEYYRYLRFFPDGQVIMLTTPEDPLTTVPRLRTRSCRVDSVLLGHYRLSQDTDNQTKVFVVVSKKKEERATEYQKNRFCRRNPAPDMERSFHVGLQLASGGRQRFSKLVWIHHSCHITYRATGETVVTAFEIDKMYTPLFFARVKSYTAFSEKPL is encoded by the exons ATG GCAGAAGGTGAAATCAATTCAGCTGATTTGTtagaggaagaagaggaagatgaAGATAGCGAAAATGCAGGAGACTCCGACCTCCAA CTGGAGCTCAGTGTGTTCAGGGAAAGGTGGATGTCTGAACTGAAGCCCACCACAGGATTGAAGGCGGTTCTTAGAGGGTCCTTCCAGTGTGGAGACCCGAAAAAGAAGCAGGAGCTCGCCCGGGAGGAGACG GCCCGAGAACTGTTCCTaaaggctgtggaggaagaacaAAATGGAGCCGTTTATGAAG CTATCAAGTACTATCGCAGAGCCATGCAGCTCGTGCCTGACATTGAGTTCAAAATCAACTACTGTCGCACCCCTGATCCTGATGGAGTTGGTGGCAGCTA CGCCGTGGAGACTGAACAGGGGTTCGAGATGGCCGACCTGCTGGCCTACTTCCAGCATCAGCTCGCCCTGCAGGATGCAACTTGCAAGATCTGTGAGCCCGAGGTTGAGGGGACGCAGACGCACATTTCCG CTCTGCCCCTGGAGGTCATGATGTACATTTTCCGCTGGGTCGTGTCCAGTGACTTGGACTTGCGCGCACTGGAGCAGCTCTCCCTCGTGTGCCGGGGCTTCTACGTTTGTGCCAG GGATCCAGAGATTTGGCGTTCTGCTTGCCTGCGTGTTTGGGGGCGGGGCTGCACCAAAATGGTGCCCTTCACCTCATGGAGGCAGATGTTCCTGGAACGGCCTCGAGTGCGCTTCGACG GCGTGTATATCAGCAAGACATCCTACATCCGCCAGGGCGAGGAGTCATTGGATGGGTTCTACCGGGCCTGGCATCAGGTGGAGTACTACAG GTACCTGCGCTTCTTCCCTGACGGCCAGGTCATTATGCTGACCACGCCTGAGGACCCCCTGACCACAGTCCCTCGTCTGCGGACCAGGAGCTGCAG ggTGGATTCTGTCCTCTTAGGCCACTACCGTCTCTCCCAGGACACAGACAATCAAACCAAAGTTTTTGTCGTCGTTTCCAAGAAGAAGGAGGAG AGGGCGACAGAGTATCAGAAAAACCGCTTCTGCCGGCGGAACCCAGCGCCGGACATGGAAAGGAGCTTCCATGTTGGCCTGCAGCTGGCCTCCGGGGGGCGTCAGCGCTTCAGCAAGCTGGTGTGGATCCACCACTCGTGCCACATCACTTACAG GGCGACTGGGGAGACGGTGGTTACAGCTTTCGAAATAGACAAGATGTACACGCCCTTGTTCTTCGCCAGAGTGAAAAGCTATACCGCCTTCTCAGAGAAGCCCCTGTAG
- the fbxo9 gene encoding F-box only protein 9 isoform X1, whose translation MAEGEINSADLLEEEEEDEDSENAGDSDLQVRSAVMCRRFESIKLELSVFRERWMSELKPTTGLKAVLRGSFQCGDPKKKQELAREETARELFLKAVEEEQNGAVYEAIKYYRRAMQLVPDIEFKINYCRTPDPDGVGGSYAVETEQGFEMADLLAYFQHQLALQDATCKICEPEVEGTQTHISALPLEVMMYIFRWVVSSDLDLRALEQLSLVCRGFYVCARDPEIWRSACLRVWGRGCTKMVPFTSWRQMFLERPRVRFDGVYISKTSYIRQGEESLDGFYRAWHQVEYYRYLRFFPDGQVIMLTTPEDPLTTVPRLRTRSCRVDSVLLGHYRLSQDTDNQTKVFVVVSKKKEEARKDTCAECWCPAEGDRVSEKPLLPAEPSAGHGKELPCWPAAGLRGASALQQAGVDPPLVPHHLQGDWGDGGYSFRNRQDVHALVLRQSEKLYRLLREAPVAGLKNACFGNAHTHTHARTHTHTHTHTRSKVHIHCR comes from the exons ATG GCAGAAGGTGAAATCAATTCAGCTGATTTGTtagaggaagaagaggaagatgaAGATAGCGAAAATGCAGGAGACTCCGACCTCCAAGTACGTTCTGCTGTCATGTGTCGTCGTTTTGAATCGATTAAG CTGGAGCTCAGTGTGTTCAGGGAAAGGTGGATGTCTGAACTGAAGCCCACCACAGGATTGAAGGCGGTTCTTAGAGGGTCCTTCCAGTGTGGAGACCCGAAAAAGAAGCAGGAGCTCGCCCGGGAGGAGACG GCCCGAGAACTGTTCCTaaaggctgtggaggaagaacaAAATGGAGCCGTTTATGAAG CTATCAAGTACTATCGCAGAGCCATGCAGCTCGTGCCTGACATTGAGTTCAAAATCAACTACTGTCGCACCCCTGATCCTGATGGAGTTGGTGGCAGCTA CGCCGTGGAGACTGAACAGGGGTTCGAGATGGCCGACCTGCTGGCCTACTTCCAGCATCAGCTCGCCCTGCAGGATGCAACTTGCAAGATCTGTGAGCCCGAGGTTGAGGGGACGCAGACGCACATTTCCG CTCTGCCCCTGGAGGTCATGATGTACATTTTCCGCTGGGTCGTGTCCAGTGACTTGGACTTGCGCGCACTGGAGCAGCTCTCCCTCGTGTGCCGGGGCTTCTACGTTTGTGCCAG GGATCCAGAGATTTGGCGTTCTGCTTGCCTGCGTGTTTGGGGGCGGGGCTGCACCAAAATGGTGCCCTTCACCTCATGGAGGCAGATGTTCCTGGAACGGCCTCGAGTGCGCTTCGACG GCGTGTATATCAGCAAGACATCCTACATCCGCCAGGGCGAGGAGTCATTGGATGGGTTCTACCGGGCCTGGCATCAGGTGGAGTACTACAG GTACCTGCGCTTCTTCCCTGACGGCCAGGTCATTATGCTGACCACGCCTGAGGACCCCCTGACCACAGTCCCTCGTCTGCGGACCAGGAGCTGCAG ggTGGATTCTGTCCTCTTAGGCCACTACCGTCTCTCCCAGGACACAGACAATCAAACCAAAGTTTTTGTCGTCGTTTCCAAGAAGAAGGAGGAG GCCAGAAAGGATACGTGTGCTGAGTGCTGGTGTCCTGCAGAGGGCGACAGAGTATCAGAAAAACCGCTTCTGCCGGCGGAACCCAGCGCCGGACATGGAAAGGAGCTTCCATGTTGGCCTGCAGCTGGCCTCCGGGGGGCGTCAGCGCTTCAGCAAGCTGGTGTGGATCCACCACTCGTGCCACATCACTTACAG GGCGACTGGGGAGACGGTGGTTACAGCTTTCGAAATAGACAAGATGTACACGCCCTTGTTCTTCGCCAGAGTGAAAAGCTATACCGCCTTCTCAGAGAAGCCCCTGTAGCTGGCCTGAAAAATGCCTGTTTTGgcaatgcgcacacacacacgcacgcacgcacgcacacacacacacacacacacacacgatctaAGGTTCACATACACTGCAGATGA
- the fbxo9 gene encoding F-box only protein 9 isoform X3, producing MAEGEINSADLLEEEEEDEDSENAGDSDLQVRSAVMCRRFESIKLELSVFRERWMSELKPTTGLKAVLRGSFQCGDPKKKQELAREETARELFLKAVEEEQNGAVYEAIKYYRRAMQLVPDIEFKINYCRTPDPDGVGGSYAVETEQGFEMADLLAYFQHQLALQDATCKICEPEVEGTQTHISALPLEVMMYIFRWVVSSDLDLRALEQLSLVCRGFYVCARDPEIWRSACLRVWGRGCTKMVPFTSWRQMFLERPRVRFDGVYISKTSYIRQGEESLDGFYRAWHQVEYYRYLRFFPDGQVIMLTTPEDPLTTVPRLRTRSCRVDSVLLGHYRLSQDTDNQTKVFVVVSKKKEERATEYQKNRFCRRNPAPDMERSFHVGLQLASGGRQRFSKLVWIHHSCHITYRATGETVVTAFEIDKMYTPLFFARVKSYTAFSEKPL from the exons ATG GCAGAAGGTGAAATCAATTCAGCTGATTTGTtagaggaagaagaggaagatgaAGATAGCGAAAATGCAGGAGACTCCGACCTCCAAGTACGTTCTGCTGTCATGTGTCGTCGTTTTGAATCGATTAAG CTGGAGCTCAGTGTGTTCAGGGAAAGGTGGATGTCTGAACTGAAGCCCACCACAGGATTGAAGGCGGTTCTTAGAGGGTCCTTCCAGTGTGGAGACCCGAAAAAGAAGCAGGAGCTCGCCCGGGAGGAGACG GCCCGAGAACTGTTCCTaaaggctgtggaggaagaacaAAATGGAGCCGTTTATGAAG CTATCAAGTACTATCGCAGAGCCATGCAGCTCGTGCCTGACATTGAGTTCAAAATCAACTACTGTCGCACCCCTGATCCTGATGGAGTTGGTGGCAGCTA CGCCGTGGAGACTGAACAGGGGTTCGAGATGGCCGACCTGCTGGCCTACTTCCAGCATCAGCTCGCCCTGCAGGATGCAACTTGCAAGATCTGTGAGCCCGAGGTTGAGGGGACGCAGACGCACATTTCCG CTCTGCCCCTGGAGGTCATGATGTACATTTTCCGCTGGGTCGTGTCCAGTGACTTGGACTTGCGCGCACTGGAGCAGCTCTCCCTCGTGTGCCGGGGCTTCTACGTTTGTGCCAG GGATCCAGAGATTTGGCGTTCTGCTTGCCTGCGTGTTTGGGGGCGGGGCTGCACCAAAATGGTGCCCTTCACCTCATGGAGGCAGATGTTCCTGGAACGGCCTCGAGTGCGCTTCGACG GCGTGTATATCAGCAAGACATCCTACATCCGCCAGGGCGAGGAGTCATTGGATGGGTTCTACCGGGCCTGGCATCAGGTGGAGTACTACAG GTACCTGCGCTTCTTCCCTGACGGCCAGGTCATTATGCTGACCACGCCTGAGGACCCCCTGACCACAGTCCCTCGTCTGCGGACCAGGAGCTGCAG ggTGGATTCTGTCCTCTTAGGCCACTACCGTCTCTCCCAGGACACAGACAATCAAACCAAAGTTTTTGTCGTCGTTTCCAAGAAGAAGGAGGAG AGGGCGACAGAGTATCAGAAAAACCGCTTCTGCCGGCGGAACCCAGCGCCGGACATGGAAAGGAGCTTCCATGTTGGCCTGCAGCTGGCCTCCGGGGGGCGTCAGCGCTTCAGCAAGCTGGTGTGGATCCACCACTCGTGCCACATCACTTACAG GGCGACTGGGGAGACGGTGGTTACAGCTTTCGAAATAGACAAGATGTACACGCCCTTGTTCTTCGCCAGAGTGAAAAGCTATACCGCCTTCTCAGAGAAGCCCCTGTAG
- the fbxo9 gene encoding F-box only protein 9 isoform X5, whose product MHFPVPRSAVETEQGFEMADLLAYFQHQLALQDATCKICEPEVEGTQTHISALPLEVMMYIFRWVVSSDLDLRALEQLSLVCRGFYVCARDPEIWRSACLRVWGRGCTKMVPFTSWRQMFLERPRVRFDGVYISKTSYIRQGEESLDGFYRAWHQVEYYRYLRFFPDGQVIMLTTPEDPLTTVPRLRTRSCRVDSVLLGHYRLSQDTDNQTKVFVVVSKKKEEARKDTCAECWCPAEGDRVSEKPLLPAEPSAGHGKELPCWPAAGLRGASALQQAGVDPPLVPHHLQGDWGDGGYSFRNRQDVHALVLRQSEKLYRLLREAPVAGLKNACFGNAHTHTHARTHTHTHTHTRSKVHIHCR is encoded by the exons ATGCATTTCCCTGTACCCCGCAGCGCCGTGGAGACTGAACAGGGGTTCGAGATGGCCGACCTGCTGGCCTACTTCCAGCATCAGCTCGCCCTGCAGGATGCAACTTGCAAGATCTGTGAGCCCGAGGTTGAGGGGACGCAGACGCACATTTCCG CTCTGCCCCTGGAGGTCATGATGTACATTTTCCGCTGGGTCGTGTCCAGTGACTTGGACTTGCGCGCACTGGAGCAGCTCTCCCTCGTGTGCCGGGGCTTCTACGTTTGTGCCAG GGATCCAGAGATTTGGCGTTCTGCTTGCCTGCGTGTTTGGGGGCGGGGCTGCACCAAAATGGTGCCCTTCACCTCATGGAGGCAGATGTTCCTGGAACGGCCTCGAGTGCGCTTCGACG GCGTGTATATCAGCAAGACATCCTACATCCGCCAGGGCGAGGAGTCATTGGATGGGTTCTACCGGGCCTGGCATCAGGTGGAGTACTACAG GTACCTGCGCTTCTTCCCTGACGGCCAGGTCATTATGCTGACCACGCCTGAGGACCCCCTGACCACAGTCCCTCGTCTGCGGACCAGGAGCTGCAG ggTGGATTCTGTCCTCTTAGGCCACTACCGTCTCTCCCAGGACACAGACAATCAAACCAAAGTTTTTGTCGTCGTTTCCAAGAAGAAGGAGGAG GCCAGAAAGGATACGTGTGCTGAGTGCTGGTGTCCTGCAGAGGGCGACAGAGTATCAGAAAAACCGCTTCTGCCGGCGGAACCCAGCGCCGGACATGGAAAGGAGCTTCCATGTTGGCCTGCAGCTGGCCTCCGGGGGGCGTCAGCGCTTCAGCAAGCTGGTGTGGATCCACCACTCGTGCCACATCACTTACAG GGCGACTGGGGAGACGGTGGTTACAGCTTTCGAAATAGACAAGATGTACACGCCCTTGTTCTTCGCCAGAGTGAAAAGCTATACCGCCTTCTCAGAGAAGCCCCTGTAGCTGGCCTGAAAAATGCCTGTTTTGgcaatgcgcacacacacacgcacgcacgcacgcacacacacacacacacacacacacgatctaAGGTTCACATACACTGCAGATGA
- the elovl5 gene encoding elongation of very long chain fatty acids protein 5: MEVFNHKLNLYIDSWMGPRDTRVRGWLLLDHYLPTFSLTLLYLLIVWTGPRYMKNRQPLSYRGVMVAYNLGLTLLSFYMFYELVTGVRQGGYSFFCQDTRSGGSADDKIINVLWWYYFSKLIEFMDTFFFILRKNNHQITFLHVFHHATMLNIWWFVMNWVPCGHSYFGACLNSFIHVLMYSYYGLSAIPAMRPYLWWKKYITQGQLIQFVLTVIQTTCAVVWPCGFPMGWLYFQISYMVTLIILFTNFYVKTYKKRDPSQRKEHENGTASPVNEHSNGVMSPDSMRHRKPRAD; encoded by the exons ATGGAGGTGTTTAACCACAAGCTAAACTTGTACATTGATTCATggatgggtcccagag ATACACGGGTTCGAGGATGGTTACTTCTGGACCACTACCTCCCCACCTTCTCGCTGACACTTCTGTACCTTCTCATCGTATGGACCGGCCCGAGATACATGAAGAACCGGCAGCCACTGTCCTACCGTGGGGTGATGGTGGCCTACAACCTGGGCCTCACCCTGCTGTCCTTCTACATGTTCTACGAG CTTGTCACAGGTGTCCGGCAGGGTGGGTACAGCTTCTTCTGCCAGGACACTCGCAGTGGTGGGAGTGCCGACGACAAG ATCATCAATGTTCTATGGTGGTACTATTTCTCCAAGCTGATTGAATTCATGGACACATTCTTCTTCATCCTGAGGAAGAACAACCACCAGATCACATTCCTGCACGTCTTCCACCATGCGACGATGCTCAACATCTGGTGGTTTGTCATGAACTGGGTGCCTTGTGGACACT CGTACTTCGGCGCCTGTCTGAACAGCTTCATCCACGTGCTGATGTACTCCTACTACGGCCTGTCTGCCATTCCCGCCATGCGGCCCTACCTGTGGTGGAAGAAGTACATCACGCAGGGGCAGCTC ATCCAGTTTGTTCTGACTGTCATTCAGACGACTTGTGCCGTGGTTTGGCCCTGCGGTTTCCCCATGGGGTGGCTCTACTTCCAGATATCCTACATGGTCACTCTCATTATCCTTTTCACGAACTTTTATGTAAAG acCTACAAGAAGCGGGATCCTTCTCAAAGAAAAGAGCATGAGAACGGCACGGCGTCCCCCGTGAACGAGCACTCGAACGGGGTGATGTCGCCGGACAGCATGAGGCACAGGAAACCGCGAGCGGACTGA
- the gclc gene encoding glutamate--cysteine ligase catalytic subunit encodes MGLLSQGSPLGWEETRRYADHIRQHGIIQFLNIYNKVKDRQKDVLKWGDEVEYMLVTMDEEQEKVRLVLNGGEVLETLQGKGEKSNPNHPTLWRPEYGSYMIEGTPGQPYGGTMSEFNTVEKNMSKRRQEASSVLRESETLCTITSFPRLGCPGFTSPEYRPTPVEEGVSKSLFFPDEAINRHPRFSTLTRNIRHRRGEKVTINVPIFKDKNTPSPFVEAFPEDDGEAVQAALPDHIYMDAMGFGMGNCCLQVTFQACSISEARYLYDQLATMCPIVMALSAASPFYRGFVSDIDCRWGVISASVDDRTREERGLEPLKNSKFRIFKSRYDSIDSYLSSCGEKYNDIELTIDEEIYKLLLDAGIDKLLAQHIAHLFIRDPLSIFKEKINLDDDNESDHFENIQSTNWQTMRFKPPPPNSDIGWRVEFRPMEVQLTDFENAAYVVFIVLLTRVILSYKMNFLIPLSKVDENMKVAQKRNAVLDGKFYFRKDIFKGCNAVVDGAPATPNGLENTDDHEEYTLMTIDEIINGKEGVFQGLIPILNCYLENMEVDVDTRCTILNYLKLIKKRASGQLMTMAKWMRDFVSQHPQYKQDSVITDKINYDLLQKCDHIASGHEHCPDLLGEPVNRGK; translated from the exons GTGGAATACATGCTCGTGACAATGGATGAAGAACAGGAAAAAGTCCGACTCGTGCTGAATGGAGGAGAAGTTCTGGAAACACTCCAGGGCAAGGGAGAGAAGAGCAACCCAAA CCATCCCACGCTCTGGAGGCCAGAATATGGAAGCTACATGATTGAAGGAACGCCAGGGCAGCCGTATGGTGGGACCATGTCTGAGTTTAACACCGTGGAGAAGAACATGAGCAAGAGGCGGCAGGAGGCATCCTCTGTGCTGCGGGAGAGCGAGACGCTGTGCACCATCACCTCCTTCCCCAG ACTGGGCTGTCCTGGTTTCACCTCGCCAGAATATAGACCCACACCGGTGGAAGAGGGAGTCTCCAAATCTCTGTTTTTCCCTGATGAAGCAATTAACAGACACCCGAGATTCAG CACCCTGACCAGAAACATCCGCCACAGACGGGGGGAGAAAGTGACCATCAACGTGCCCA TTTTTAAGGACAAGAACACGCCGTCTCCGTTCGTGGAGGCCTTTCCTGAGGATGACGGCGAGGCAGTACAGGCAGCTCTTCCTGACCACATCTACATGGACGCCATGGGCTTCGGGATGGGTAACTGCTGTCTGCAG GTGACATTCCAGGCCTGTAGCATAAGTGAGGCGAGATACCTGTACGACCAGCTCGCCACCATGTGCCCCATAGTG ATGGCCTTGAGTGCCGCCTCTCCGTTCTACAGAGGCTTCGTGTCGGACATCGACTGCCGCTGGGGTGTGATCTCCGCTTCTGTGGATGACCGAACGCGTGAGGAAAGGGGCCTGGAG CCACTGAAAAACAGCAAATTCCGGATCTTTAAGTCACGATACGATTCGATTGACAGCTACCTTTCCAGCTGTGGCGAGAAATACAATGACATAGAGTTAACGATAGACGAGGAGATCTACAAACTGCTTCTGGATGCAG GTATCGACAAACTTCTTGCTCAGCACATTGCACACCTCTTCATCCGAGACCCACTCTCCATATTCAAGGAGAAGATTAACCTGGATGACGACAATGAGTCGGATCACTTTGAG AATATCCAGTCGACCAACTGGCAGACTATGAGGTtcaaaccaccccccccaaactccGATATTGGATGGAGAGTGGAATTCCGCCCCATGGAG GTCCAGCTGACTGACTTCGAGAATGCCGCCTATGTTGTTTTCATTGTGCTACTGACCAGGGTCATCCTGTCTTACAAAATGAACTTCCTGATCCCCTTGTCGAAG GTGGACGAGAACATGAAGGTCGCCCAGAAACGGAATGCTGTGCTGGATGGGAAGTTTTACTTCCGGAAGGATATTTTTAAAG gctgcaaTGCTGTAGTCGATGGAGCACCAGCCACCCCGAATGGCCTGGAGAACACCGATGACCATGAGGAATACACCCTCATGACAATCGATGAGATCATCAATGGGAAG GAGGGTGTCTTCCAAGGACTAATTCCCATCCTCAACTGctacctggagaacatggaggTGGATGTAGACACACGCTGCACCATTCTGAATTATCTGAAGCTGATCAAGAAACGAGCCTCAG gtcagctgatgactATGGCAAAATGGATGCGGGATTTCGTCTCTCAGCACCCGCAGTACAAGCAGGACAGCGTGATCACTGACAAAATCAACTATGACCTCCTCCAGAAGTGTGACCACATTGCCAGTGGACATGAGCACTGCCCTGACCTCCTAGGGGAGCCAGTGAACCGTGGAAAATAA